Proteins encoded in a region of the Orcinus orca chromosome X, mOrcOrc1.1, whole genome shotgun sequence genome:
- the NUDT11 gene encoding diphosphoinositol polyphosphate phosphohydrolase 3-beta isoform X1: MKCKPNQTRTYDPEGFKKRAACLCFRSEREDEVLLVSSSRYPDRWIVPGGGMEPEEEPGGAAVREVYEEAGVKGKLGRLLGIFEQNQDRKHRTYVYVLTVTEILEDWEDSVSIGRKREWFKVEDAIKVLQCHKPVHAEYLQKLKLGGSPTSGNSMAPSPPESDP; encoded by the exons ATGAAGTGCAAGCCGAACCAGACGCGGACCTACGACCCGGAGGGGTTCAAGAAGCGGGCGGCgtgcctgtgcttccggagcgaGCGCGAAGACGAGGTGCTGTTAGTGAGTAGCAGTCGGTACCCGGACCGCTGGATCGTGCCGGGCGGGGGCATGGAGCCCGAGGAGGAGCCGGGCGGTGCTGCAGTCCGCGAGGTGTACGAAGAGGCGGGAGTCAAGGGGAAGTTGGGCCGGCTCCTGGGCATTTTCGAGCAGAACCAAGATCGCAAGCACAGAACGTACGTGTATGTACTGACTGTCACTGAGATTCTGGAGGATTGGGAAGATTCGGTTAGCATTGGGAGGAAGCGAGAGTGGTTCAAAGTCGAAGATGCGATCAAGGTTCTCCAGTGCCACAAGCCCGTGCATGCCGAATATCTGCAAAAACTAAAGCTGGGCGGTTCCCCAACCAGTGGAAACTCCATGGCCCCGTCCCCGCCAGAGAGCGATCCCTA A
- the NUDT11 gene encoding diphosphoinositol polyphosphate phosphohydrolase 3-beta isoform X2, translated as MKCKPNQTRTYDPEGFKKRAACLCFRSEREDEVLLVSSSRYPDRWIVPGGGMEPEEEPGGAAVREVYEEAGVKGKLGRLLGIFEQNQDRKHRTYV; from the exons ATGAAGTGCAAGCCGAACCAGACGCGGACCTACGACCCGGAGGGGTTCAAGAAGCGGGCGGCgtgcctgtgcttccggagcgaGCGCGAAGACGAGGTGCTGTTAGTGAGTAGCAGTCGGTACCCGGACCGCTGGATCGTGCCGGGCGGGGGCATGGAGCCCGAGGAGGAGCCGGGCGGTGCTGCAGTCCGCGAGGTGTACGAAGAGGCGGGAGTCAAGGGGAAGTTGGGCCGGCTCCTGGGCATTTTCGAGCAGAACCAAGATCGCAAGCACAGAACGTACGT ATGA
- the NUDT11 gene encoding diphosphoinositol polyphosphate phosphohydrolase 3-beta isoform X3, with protein sequence MKCKPNQTRTYDPEGFKKRAACLCFRSEREDEVLLVSSSRYPDRWIVPGGGMEPEEEPGGAAVREVYEEAGVKGKLGRLLGIFEQNQDRKHRT encoded by the exons ATGAAGTGCAAGCCGAACCAGACGCGGACCTACGACCCGGAGGGGTTCAAGAAGCGGGCGGCgtgcctgtgcttccggagcgaGCGCGAAGACGAGGTGCTGTTAGTGAGTAGCAGTCGGTACCCGGACCGCTGGATCGTGCCGGGCGGGGGCATGGAGCCCGAGGAGGAGCCGGGCGGTGCTGCAGTCCGCGAGGTGTACGAAGAGGCGGGAGTCAAGGGGAAGTTGGGCCGGCTCCTGGGCATTTTCGAGCAGAACCAAGATCGCAAGCACAGAAC ATGA